A region of the Mus caroli chromosome 7, CAROLI_EIJ_v1.1, whole genome shotgun sequence genome:
CTGATATAGTTTATTGAGGGTAATGTCATCACAGGAGAGCCTGGATACTGACAGGTTGGTGCAAATGCAGTTCTTGATGATGTTCTGAGCACAGTACTTTAGTCTGGCAGAAAGAATGGGAACTGGGAGAGAAATTAGGGCATTCCGGCTTATAATGAAGATGGCAGCCTTAACCACAAACTGATCAGTGATGATGGTCGGGTACTGTAGAGGtttacagatggccacatagcggtcataagcCATGACCATGAAGGTGCAAGACTCCATCGTCAGGAAACTGTTCATGACAAACATctggaggaagcaggcagagaagcCAATAGATTTATTGTCAAACCAGAAGATGGCCAGGACCTTAGGTATGACAGTGAGGCAGAGCACAATGTCCAGCAGGGATAGAAGGCTGAGCAGGTAGTACATGGGCTCATGCAGAGAGGCCTCCATCCTGATGGTGATGAGAAGGGTGGCATTGGCCCCCAtggccaggaggaagaggaggctgaggggcagggacagccaATGCTGCCAGGTCTGGTAGTTGGGGAAGCAGATGAGGAGGAATTCAGAAATGGTAGCTTCAGAATCGTTGGATAATGCCATGGAAGAAA
Encoded here:
- the LOC110299065 gene encoding olfactory receptor 56A4 — translated: MALSNDSEATISEFLLICFPNYQTWQHWLSLPLSLLFLLAMGANATLLITIRMEASLHEPMYYLLSLLSLLDIVLCLTVIPKVLAIFWFDNKSIGFSACFLQMFVMNSFLTMESCTFMVMAYDRYVAICKPLQYPTIITDQFVVKAAIFIISRNALISLPVPILSARLKYCAQNIIKNCICTNLSVSRLSCDDITLNKLYQLVAGWTLLGSDLILIVLSYSFIFRVVLRIKAEGAVAKALSTCGSHFILILFFSTVLLVLVITNLARERIPPDIPILLNILHHLIPPALNPIVYGVRTREIKQGIQNLLRRL